The Maridesulfovibrio ferrireducens DNA window GTTGACAAACTGTCGAATGGAGAAAGAGACTTATTAACATTCATAGCGAAATGCGGTGAAATTGAGCTAAAACAAACGCAGGAAAACTCTTTTATTATAATTGATGAAATATTTTATTTTTTTGAATGCAACTTGCTCTACTGCCAGTACTTACTATCACAATTTGTTGACCAAGCGCGAAAAGAAGGAAAAAAAATTTATCCAATAATTTTAACTCACCTTGATCCGCATATCATGAAAAACACATATTTCCCTTTCAAGACAAAGGCATGCAAAATACACTACCTCACTTCTGCAAGGACTAATCATACACAATTTGAAAATATTATCGCAAACCGTGATTATGAGAAGATAAGAGAAGCAATTTCAAAAAATTTTCTTCATTATCACCCCGAGCCTTGCAACTTAGCAACAGAATTTCAAGAAGTTCAACTCGCACAAAAACTATCTTCTTCTCATTTGTTTCATGATCACGCTCGGCAAGAACTTATAAAATATAAAAACAATGAGACCTATGACCCGATTGCGATATGTGTCGCTATTCGCATAGAAATCGAAAAATTCATTGCACACGAACTTGAATCTCTCCAAGAATCATTCTCTTTATCTGATACACATAAAACTATAGAAAAAATAAAAAAAGCTGAAGAATTCGGGATTTCAATACCAGAGTCGGCTAAAATACTTGGACTTATTTACAATGACGCATTACATGGCACAGACAAACAAGATAGCATTCATATGAAAATGTCACATGTAGCAATTAAACAACTAATTTTAAGGCTTGTAGAAGATCTTAAAATTGATGAATAAAAAAACTAAGTAAATTTGCACCCAAAGACAGCCTTACGCTTTACGTGAAAAGTGACCGATCATGAACTTTTCTCAACTCGTTCGCGTTTTCATTTAAAAAGTAACTGAACGTGAACTTTTCTTGACTTATTCTTATCTATAGCTAAAAAGTGACTGAACGTGAACTTTTACTTTAAAGGTAGTCAGTATGCAAAAAATTTCATCCCCTAAAGAACTTGGTAATTTTATCCGAAATTTTAGAAAAAAAGAAGGACTGACTCAAGAAGAATTGACGGATCTTGTTTTTGCGAGCAGACGATTCCTTATTGATCTTGAACGAGGCAAAGAAACTGCACAAATCGGTAAAATATTTACTATATTTGAAGGCCTAGGCATAACAATGCACCTTAGCACACGCAAGGACGATGGTGCTTAAAATGCAGCTTTTTATATATGATGCTGAAAACTTAGTAGGTACACTTACTTGCCCTTCTACAGTTGCGAACTGGAGCTTTACATATAGCAACGAATGGCTGGACTCAGTAAAAAAATATGCACTCTCATGCTCAATCCCATTACAAACGGAGCCCTTCCCACATGATATTGTGCATAATTATTTTAGCAATCTACTACCTGAATCGAGTATCAGGACAGTCATTGCACAACGGTTAGGTGTTTCAGAAGGCAACAGCCGAGCTTTGCTTGAATCTCTTGGTGGAGAATGTGCAGGACGAATTTCTTTGTACACAGAAAAACAGATGATGACAGTTTCACAACACCCCACATATAAACAGCTTACACCAGAAGAATTTGTTGAACTGATAAATGAACTTCCTAACCGCCCTTTCTTGGTAGAACAGGAAGGCGTCCGCCTTTCTCTTGCCGGTGCGCAACAAAAACTCCCCATATATTATGATGGAAAAAACATTGCTATCCCACAAGGCAATTCACCAAGTACCCATATAGTTAAGCCTCCGATGTCTGATTACCCCGACACTGTATCCAATGAACTTTTCTGCATGCTCTTAGCAAAAAACATGAAATTCAACGTACCAGAGGTCTTGCCACTTCCTTTTGCTAATTCCTTTCTCTTCTGCATAGTTCGCTATGACAGAGTTCCGCAAAAAAAAGGCATATTACAACGATTACATCAGGAAGATTTTTGCCAAGCTTTAGGGCTATCACCCCACCAAAAATATGAAGCCGACGGAGGCGTAACGACAAAACAATGTTTCCAACTTCTACAAACGCATTCAAGCCATCCCGCAAAAAATCGTCTCGCTCTTTTACGAATGGCAATCTTTAATTACTGCATTGGTAACATGGATGCACATGGGAAAAATTTCTCTCTACTATACACTAACGCGACTCCCGAGCTCGCTCCATTTTACGACCTGCTTTCTACAGTCATTTATGAAAACACCAGCAAACGTCTTGCCATGAAAATAGGCAAAGAAAACCGTCCAGATTGGGTACAGGCTCGCCATTGGGAACGATTTGCTCATGAGATAGGCATACCATTTAAAACAGTAAAAAAACACTGTCTGCAAATAGCAAAGAGTTTGCCACAAACAGCAAAACAAACAAGACTAGAAATTCAAAATAAGTGGGGTGTGATTTACCGTGAACAGGAATGTATTATAAAAATTATAGAACACATTAACATGCGTGCGGCCATGCTGACAGGGCGTCTAACAGATTAATTTTATCCTCAACACTTAAAAAGCTAAGTAAAAAAGTCGAATGGAGTGCAAATCAAAAAATAAAGAATACAGCTTAATACTTAGTCTTCACTACGGTAGCCCAGTACCCCGTGTGGACCATTTTGAACACGACAACAGCATCAATTTGCCCAAAAAAGGCTATATCAGGGACCATCTATGTCAATTCTGCTGTACCAAAATTTAGAAAATTCAAGCGAATCTTTTCCAGCAAGACAAATTTAAGAACACACTTGACGCGCCTCTTCATGTTCAATATATTACCCCTTATCAAGATATAAACTCATTTTATTAACCGCAAATAAATATATGCCAAAAAAGTCCTTCGCAAACACATCTCTTTCACCCAAGACAATTTCCACGCTGAAAATATTGGGTGAAAATATAAAAACAGCCCGCCTCCGTCGAAATGTCACTCTAGCGGAAATGGCTGAACGAACTTTCATGACGCGCAACAGACTGCGAAAAGTTGAACGCGGAGATCCGACCGTTGGGCTTGGAGCTTTAGCGCAGGTATTGGAATATTTAGAATTAAGCGACCAGCTCCTCCTTATAGCCAAACCCGAAACAGACGAACTGGGTAAAGCCCTTGAACAGAGAAATAGAAAAAAACGGGCATCTAAAAAACAACTCCCTGATACAGATCTAGATTTTTAAACTGGAGTTAATTGTGAGCATTGACAGCACTTATGTATACATCCATATCAACGGCGAGTTTGTACCTGTCGGAATTTTAAAGATCACTCACAATGATCAGTCTCATTTCTCTGAGTTCAATTATGGTCGTAAATATCTGACTCGAAATGATGCTATCCCCGTAGACCCTATTCAACTACCTTTGACTGCCCAGAAATTTCAAACTCAAGGTATATTCGGAGCATTTCAAGACGCCATGCCAGACGGCTGGGGAACACACCTCCTCGACAGAGCTGCTGAAGAATTCGGTTATAAACCTAAAGAAATAGATTACCTTACCGTTCTTGATCAAGACAACAGAACCGGAGCCCTCGCATTTGGTCCTGACCTGAACGGGCCACAGGCATATACTCCCAAATGGAGACCACAGATAATTCCGGGAGAATCTCTTAATTTGACTGAGATGCTGGAAACTGCTGATAAGATTTTCAATGATGATGAATTAAATCCGAACCAAAAAAGATTCCTGATTAGGGGGTCTTCAGTGGGAGGAGCGCAACCCAAAGCTGCAGTTGATTATGAAGGAAGAAAATGGATTGCTAAATTTTCAAGAGAATTAGAGTTCTGGCCGACCTGTCGCATAGAACTTGCAGCCATGCGTATGGCTGCTCAATGTTCTATAAGAGTTCCTCAATGTAAAATTATTGAAATTAACAAGCGCGACATCTTTTTAATTGAAAGGTTTGACCGCAAAACGGACAATAGCAGAATCCATTTTATATCAGCAATGACACTTACCGGGGCTAAATCTATGACAGAAGGGACATACGGAGACATAGCCCGTGCCATGCGCAAATACATCGCAATTAAATATCTTGATAAAGATCTTGAAGAGATGTTCAGAAGAATGGTCTTTAATATTTTGTGTAACAACCACGATGACCATTTAAAAAATCATGGATTTCTTTATGATTCTCAATCTGGAATGTGGCGTCTTTCCCCTGCCTACGACATCGTCCCACAGCCGCAAATGCGCTCAGATGATAAAAGCTATCTGACACTTGCCATAGGATCTCAAGGACATCTGGCAACGTTAGAAAACGCCCTTTCCCGCTGTGAAGATTTTAGACTGCAAAGAAATAAGGGCACAACAATTGTCGAGCAAATGGCTAAATATGTAAAAGAAAATTGGAAAAATGAAAATATTAAAGCCGGGGTTTCAAAAACCAAAATTTATAGCGTTCAGCAAGCATACAAAGCTGCGGAGATTTAAAATAATAAAGAGAAAACCCTTTACTTCTTTACTTCATACTTTGACCAAAAACTGTACTTACGACCATGGGCCTGACGAATTATATCTTTAAAGATATTGTGAGGATCGAAACCTTTCCAATCGGAAATAATGCCCCCCAAAAGGTCGATTTTCTTTAGATAGCGGACGCCATGCGAGTAAGCTTTGCTATAACCACGCTCCAAAATTGAAATAAGCAAGCTGCGGTAAAGTAAGCTAGCGACAAGGTATCTATTTTCAGCTTCCATTGATTCAGCCAGGGAAAGCAAACTACCATAAAATTGTCCGTCAAGCTGACTGGCCCGCTTGAGCAAGTATTCTTCCGCATCATCAATCTTCCCGATCGAAATAAGAAACTCAGCATCTGAATCTAAGAATTCAGAATTTTGCAATATATTTTGAACTTCAGCGGCAACGACTTCACCCCGATTATCATTTCCCATAACATCCAGAAGTTCCTGTAAAGTCTCAACAGAATGATACGACCTAAATTTTTGATAAAGCAATTCAATCAATTGCTTCGTGTTGCCTTGTTTTCTAAAAATTTCAGCCAATAATTGCTCACGTTCATATCCTTTAAAATTTTCGCCTTCAGGTATTTTCTTCAACCAAGAATGAGCCACTTCGACATTCCCGCATTCAAGATAAACTCTGGCAATATCAACATATGCAGCAGTAGACAGCTCTCCCCATGAAGCAATCCGGGTTTTCTCAAACAGTTCGGCATCCTTGATCTGCCTAGCTAAAACTTCAATCAGTCCCAAATGATGCCTTCTTGAAAATGCCTCCTTTTCGTCATCTGCCCGCTTTTGAAACACTGATATCATTGAACGGATAACCGATTCAGGCAAAAACTTTCCGGCACTGCCGACAAGTATATCCCGCACGCCAAAATCATCCTTTAGATTAAGCTCAAGCAGAATATTCGCAACAACCTCTTTGTCAGGACAGCGGTCAGCATATTTCCAAAACAACTCATTTGCATCAACACGAAAAACATCTCCCACATAACCGCTGGAATCATCACAACTATTCAAAATACTTTCATCCGCCTCATAAAATTCAGCGACAAGGCTGACACCAGTACAAGGATCGGTAACCCCTGCTTTTAAATCATCCAA harbors:
- a CDS encoding type II toxin-antitoxin system HipA family toxin, whose protein sequence is MQLFIYDAENLVGTLTCPSTVANWSFTYSNEWLDSVKKYALSCSIPLQTEPFPHDIVHNYFSNLLPESSIRTVIAQRLGVSEGNSRALLESLGGECAGRISLYTEKQMMTVSQHPTYKQLTPEEFVELINELPNRPFLVEQEGVRLSLAGAQQKLPIYYDGKNIAIPQGNSPSTHIVKPPMSDYPDTVSNELFCMLLAKNMKFNVPEVLPLPFANSFLFCIVRYDRVPQKKGILQRLHQEDFCQALGLSPHQKYEADGGVTTKQCFQLLQTHSSHPAKNRLALLRMAIFNYCIGNMDAHGKNFSLLYTNATPELAPFYDLLSTVIYENTSKRLAMKIGKENRPDWVQARHWERFAHEIGIPFKTVKKHCLQIAKSLPQTAKQTRLEIQNKWGVIYREQECIIKIIEHINMRAAMLTGRLTD
- a CDS encoding helix-turn-helix domain-containing protein, with protein sequence MPKKSFANTSLSPKTISTLKILGENIKTARLRRNVTLAEMAERTFMTRNRLRKVERGDPTVGLGALAQVLEYLELSDQLLLIAKPETDELGKALEQRNRKKRASKKQLPDTDLDF
- a CDS encoding type II toxin-antitoxin system HipA family toxin, encoding MSIDSTYVYIHINGEFVPVGILKITHNDQSHFSEFNYGRKYLTRNDAIPVDPIQLPLTAQKFQTQGIFGAFQDAMPDGWGTHLLDRAAEEFGYKPKEIDYLTVLDQDNRTGALAFGPDLNGPQAYTPKWRPQIIPGESLNLTEMLETADKIFNDDELNPNQKRFLIRGSSVGGAQPKAAVDYEGRKWIAKFSRELEFWPTCRIELAAMRMAAQCSIRVPQCKIIEINKRDIFLIERFDRKTDNSRIHFISAMTLTGAKSMTEGTYGDIARAMRKYIAIKYLDKDLEEMFRRMVFNILCNNHDDHLKNHGFLYDSQSGMWRLSPAYDIVPQPQMRSDDKSYLTLAIGSQGHLATLENALSRCEDFRLQRNKGTTIVEQMAKYVKENWKNENIKAGVSKTKIYSVQQAYKAAEI
- a CDS encoding lipopolysaccharide assembly protein LapB, producing the protein MSASRKQKLLNLGPEVLVDALLDLAVYSETADGLVERLIATPTESVQRFKYKLSSLRKSGDFVSWKAALGFARELCALLDDLKAGVTDPCTGVSLVAEFYEADESILNSCDDSSGYVGDVFRVDANELFWKYADRCPDKEVVANILLELNLKDDFGVRDILVGSAGKFLPESVIRSMISVFQKRADDEKEAFSRRHHLGLIEVLARQIKDAELFEKTRIASWGELSTAAYVDIARVYLECGNVEVAHSWLKKIPEGENFKGYEREQLLAEIFRKQGNTKQLIELLYQKFRSYHSVETLQELLDVMGNDNRGEVVAAEVQNILQNSEFLDSDAEFLISIGKIDDAEEYLLKRASQLDGQFYGSLLSLAESMEAENRYLVASLLYRSLLISILERGYSKAYSHGVRYLKKIDLLGGIISDWKGFDPHNIFKDIIRQAHGRKYSFWSKYEVKK